A single window of Sporosarcina sp. 6E9 DNA harbors:
- a CDS encoding ATP-binding protein yields the protein MIIKGIKSGIILFLILVFFTFSHHTHSYSEDGDLITITSTSKEIKVYEKMMILQDKEKALTIDDMAMVENLGRFTQTKKGIPNFGYIDSVYWAVFQLENTSDMEDWYLEISYPPLERVTSYSEMITGDYEEIKLGQTYPFHHRKVSHRNHVFDLKIQPGESKRFFLRVETGGSMQLPIILWEKEAFIKKTQMEFIYLGIFYGALIAMMLYNLFLYFSLHHRSYLYYVLVISGSIFSNAAMNGIGFQYVWPDLPWFNHRSAIVFIHFGIIACILFTESFLDTNRYYPRFKIIGQLIMALNALNLFIVFFISYKIALNIIIPLMLISIFTIIVVGFICLQKGARQARFFLIAWIIFILGIAISALADGAYIPLNFWSKYAVQISAILEVILLSLGLADRINILRLEKESAELQARRSQAEAVESLKRADAIKDEFLAITSHELRTPLYGIIGIAESLRDGVEGEITNSMDRQLSMISSSGKRLTNLVNDILDFSKLKHNSIEVKVQQVKLYEIINIVLAICNPLVTGKPINITNKIQKSIPNVRADQDRLIQILYNLIGNAIKYTDHGDISVSAERFDNQLKISIADTGKGIPESDLESIFNSFHQVDDTDMREVGGTGIGLSITKKLVELLAGEIEVISTLGIGSTFSFTLPIHEESVVEDEVASSVATDGFIDTFVPSAPIEKLPSHSSRETTAKILIADDEPVNLQVLINNLSLEGYQVVAALNGEEVLAIVEKEDFDLLILDVMMPKLSGFEVTKELRMRHSLTELPILMLTAKTQLYDKVTAFEMGANDYLAKPCDKEELIARVETLINLSKLNKELTAINRSLGEIVKERTSALEETNADLLSVNEELKNMEESRTLLLSSISHELATPITLIQNYIQAVQEGLIQENNPRYLEMVQQKLNMLNRLTKDLFELSKLKSAHISINFKEIAFNKWFEQLTDGLSFDLQRSGRKFVSTNLSDHRAVITGDVERLSQAFSNVIWNAVKHTLPSTGEIKLSAEIIQDMKTEWDWKVRIHISDNGCGIPKESLPFIFERFYQGANHSTNSESNGTGLGLAITKEIIVLHNGTIEVVSEMGEGTVFTIELPLRTSNGGVEGSIWRGNEF from the coding sequence ATGATAATAAAAGGAATCAAAAGCGGGATAATCCTCTTTCTAATACTCGTATTCTTTACATTTAGCCACCACACGCATTCATATAGCGAAGATGGCGACTTAATTACAATTACTTCTACAAGTAAAGAAATAAAAGTTTACGAGAAAATGATGATTCTACAAGATAAAGAAAAAGCATTAACAATTGATGATATGGCTATGGTAGAAAACTTAGGTCGATTCACGCAAACTAAAAAGGGAATTCCTAATTTCGGATATATCGATTCTGTCTATTGGGCAGTTTTTCAACTAGAAAATACATCCGATATGGAGGATTGGTATCTGGAAATCAGTTACCCGCCACTTGAAAGGGTTACGAGCTATAGCGAGATGATTACGGGTGACTATGAAGAAATAAAACTTGGCCAAACTTACCCATTTCATCACCGAAAAGTTTCCCATCGAAATCATGTATTCGATTTGAAAATCCAACCAGGCGAATCAAAACGATTTTTTCTTCGTGTTGAAACGGGAGGGTCTATGCAACTCCCAATAATATTATGGGAAAAAGAAGCATTCATTAAGAAGACTCAAATGGAGTTTATTTATTTAGGGATTTTTTACGGTGCGCTTATCGCGATGATGCTGTATAACCTGTTTCTTTACTTCAGTTTGCATCATCGAAGTTATTTATATTATGTGCTGGTTATCTCAGGTTCTATTTTTTCAAATGCGGCAATGAATGGCATTGGTTTCCAATACGTTTGGCCGGATCTTCCCTGGTTCAATCATCGTTCGGCGATTGTATTTATTCATTTCGGTATCATTGCCTGTATTTTGTTCACTGAAAGCTTTCTTGATACAAATCGCTATTATCCTCGTTTTAAAATAATCGGTCAACTCATCATGGCATTAAATGCATTGAACCTTTTCATCGTTTTTTTCATATCTTATAAGATTGCGTTAAATATTATCATTCCTCTCATGCTTATATCCATTTTCACGATTATCGTGGTGGGATTCATTTGTTTGCAAAAAGGCGCTCGGCAGGCACGTTTCTTTCTAATCGCATGGATTATTTTCATTTTAGGGATTGCGATTTCGGCATTAGCAGATGGCGCTTATATTCCCCTTAATTTCTGGTCGAAGTACGCTGTTCAAATATCGGCAATACTTGAAGTCATTCTTTTATCGCTTGGTCTGGCTGACCGTATCAATATATTGCGACTTGAAAAGGAGTCCGCTGAACTACAGGCAAGAAGGAGTCAAGCTGAAGCGGTAGAGAGTCTTAAGCGTGCCGATGCAATAAAAGATGAGTTTCTTGCCATCACTTCGCATGAATTACGAACACCGCTTTATGGCATTATTGGTATTGCTGAATCTCTTCGAGACGGAGTCGAAGGGGAGATTACAAATTCGATGGATCGACAACTTTCAATGATTAGTAGCAGTGGTAAGCGTTTGACCAATCTAGTTAATGATATTCTTGACTTCTCGAAATTGAAACATAACTCTATCGAAGTGAAGGTGCAGCAAGTTAAGTTATACGAAATAATTAATATCGTACTTGCCATTTGCAACCCACTCGTAACGGGAAAACCTATTAACATTACAAATAAAATTCAAAAATCAATACCAAATGTGCGCGCAGATCAAGATCGGCTGATTCAGATTTTGTACAACTTAATCGGGAATGCGATTAAATATACGGACCACGGGGATATCTCAGTTTCTGCCGAACGGTTTGATAACCAATTAAAAATCTCAATTGCAGATACCGGAAAAGGCATTCCCGAAAGTGATTTGGAGTCAATCTTTAATTCCTTTCACCAAGTTGATGACACGGACATGAGGGAAGTTGGAGGAACCGGGATTGGACTGAGCATTACAAAAAAACTTGTTGAACTATTAGCGGGCGAAATTGAAGTGATTTCAACGCTCGGTATTGGCTCGACATTCAGTTTCACGCTACCGATACATGAAGAAAGCGTTGTGGAAGATGAAGTCGCAAGTAGTGTGGCAACGGATGGATTTATCGACACATTTGTACCCAGCGCACCTATAGAAAAGTTGCCATCCCATTCAAGTAGGGAAACAACAGCGAAAATTCTCATTGCGGACGATGAACCGGTAAATTTACAAGTTCTTATTAATAATCTCTCATTAGAAGGCTATCAAGTTGTCGCTGCATTGAACGGTGAAGAAGTGCTCGCTATTGTTGAAAAGGAAGATTTTGATCTCCTGATTTTAGACGTCATGATGCCTAAGCTTTCCGGCTTTGAAGTGACAAAAGAGTTAAGAATGCGCCACAGTTTAACCGAACTGCCCATTTTAATGTTAACGGCAAAAACTCAACTATACGATAAAGTGACGGCATTTGAAATGGGGGCAAATGATTATTTAGCAAAACCATGTGACAAGGAAGAGTTAATTGCGCGCGTTGAAACGCTTATTAACTTAAGTAAATTAAACAAAGAACTCACCGCGATAAATCGTTCACTCGGAGAAATCGTAAAAGAGCGAACTTCTGCGCTTGAAGAGACGAACGCAGATCTTCTGAGTGTGAATGAAGAATTGAAGAATATGGAAGAGTCTAGAACATTATTATTATCGAGTATTTCGCACGAACTTGCGACACCCATCACTTTAATTCAAAACTATATTCAAGCTGTGCAAGAGGGATTAATACAAGAAAATAATCCGCGATATTTAGAAATGGTTCAACAGAAATTAAATATGCTAAATCGATTAACGAAAGACTTATTTGAGCTTTCAAAATTAAAATCGGCGCATATAAGCATTAATTTCAAAGAAATTGCATTTAATAAATGGTTTGAACAGCTTACGGATGGTTTGTCATTTGACTTGCAACGAAGTGGCAGAAAGTTCGTGTCGACAAACCTTTCGGATCACAGAGCGGTAATAACTGGCGATGTCGAGCGATTGAGTCAAGCATTTTCGAATGTCATTTGGAATGCCGTGAAACACACCTTGCCAAGTACAGGAGAAATTAAATTATCCGCGGAAATCATCCAGGATATGAAGACCGAATGGGATTGGAAAGTACGTATCCATATTTCAGATAATGGTTGTGGAATTCCGAAAGAGAGTTTGCCATTCATTTTCGAGCGCTTTTATCAAGGCGCAAATCATTCAACAAATAGTGAGTCGAATGGCACGGGGTTAGGTCTTGCAATTACGAAGGAGATTATTGTCCTTCATAACGGAACAATTGAAGTCGTAAGTGAAATGGGAGAGGGGACGGTATTTACAATTGAATTACCTTTACGAACAAGTAATGGCGGAGTGGAGGGCTCGATATGGCGGGGGAACGAATTTTAG
- a CDS encoding choline/ethanolamine kinase family protein, with protein MEKLVDLIREALQLPDAKIENIQTTGGMTNLNYLVTIDSTNFIVRIPGNGTEEFIDRRIEKENLEYASSLGINPALRYFNLENGLKITKKIVNASTLTPEIASEEKMLIKVADVFRTVHNSNRKMSNRFELFEMMANFEKLALEAGAELFNGFDEVKSEVISLQAYFNNQNIVETPCHIDPACSNFIMSDEEDKVYLIDWEYSGMFDPMWDIAAHALGAKLSETEEAFFVRQYFQREATVSEKERMLLHKIFQDYLWSLWTLFKEEIGDDFGSYGKNCFERAKKNIDVFNQAK; from the coding sequence TTGGAAAAACTAGTGGATCTAATAAGAGAAGCGCTTCAATTGCCGGATGCAAAAATAGAAAATATCCAAACAACAGGCGGGATGACAAATTTAAATTACTTAGTCACAATCGATTCGACTAATTTCATCGTCCGAATACCAGGGAATGGCACAGAGGAATTCATCGATAGAAGAATTGAAAAAGAGAATCTGGAATATGCATCTTCGCTCGGCATAAATCCAGCACTACGTTACTTCAATTTAGAAAATGGATTAAAAATTACGAAGAAAATTGTAAACGCTTCCACACTGACACCTGAAATTGCCAGTGAGGAAAAAATGTTAATAAAGGTCGCGGATGTCTTCAGAACTGTGCATAATTCAAATCGGAAAATGAGTAATCGATTTGAACTGTTCGAGATGATGGCGAATTTCGAAAAACTTGCGCTTGAAGCAGGGGCGGAATTATTTAATGGATTTGATGAAGTGAAAAGTGAAGTCATTTCACTGCAGGCGTACTTTAATAACCAAAACATAGTGGAAACTCCTTGCCATATAGATCCGGCTTGTTCCAATTTCATCATGAGCGATGAAGAAGATAAAGTGTACTTGATTGACTGGGAATATAGTGGGATGTTTGATCCAATGTGGGATATTGCCGCACACGCATTAGGCGCTAAACTTTCGGAAACAGAGGAAGCGTTTTTTGTCCGACAGTATTTTCAGAGAGAAGCGACTGTATCAGAAAAGGAAAGAATGCTGTTACATAAAATATTCCAAGACTATCTATGGAGCTTATGGACTCTTTTCAAAGAAGAAATAGGTGACGACTTCGGCTCCTACGGAAAAAACTGTTTTGAACGCGCAAAAAAGAATATTGACGTTTTTAATCAAGCTAAATAA
- a CDS encoding threonine/serine dehydratase encodes MNKGDGVVGDYSTAGLFEAFETLTDVVHRTPCKESRTINEWTDSTVYLKLENLQRTGSFKIRGAFNKVSKLSDEECSRGLIAASAGNHAQGVALAGRERGIPVTIYMPKTTPDTKINATRKYGATVKLVGQNFDEAYIAAREEQFVSGASFIHPFDDLAIVEGQATVAMEMLQQRPEMDTIVVPAGGGGLLAGTALAVKTIRPSVKVIGVQASNSPAIAHAFKGVRNKNLPFLPTIAEGICVKEPGKLTVDIIRNYVDDIVTVTEQEITSTILFMLEREKLLVEGAAAAAIAAVVNKRLPFSSEKTGVIVSGGNFDLRKLSECMGQNTKNVQNF; translated from the coding sequence ATTAATAAAGGAGATGGTGTCGTTGGGGATTATAGCACAGCAGGTTTATTCGAAGCATTTGAAACATTAACAGATGTTGTTCACAGAACGCCTTGCAAAGAGTCCAGGACAATAAATGAATGGACGGACTCAACCGTTTATTTAAAACTGGAAAACCTCCAAAGAACCGGTTCATTTAAAATTCGAGGCGCTTTTAATAAGGTTTCGAAACTGAGTGATGAAGAGTGTTCACGTGGATTAATTGCGGCATCGGCCGGAAACCATGCGCAGGGCGTCGCGCTTGCGGGCCGTGAAAGAGGTATTCCGGTAACGATATACATGCCTAAAACAACGCCGGATACGAAGATTAATGCAACCCGAAAATACGGTGCCACCGTAAAATTGGTCGGGCAAAACTTTGACGAAGCATACATTGCGGCGCGCGAAGAACAATTTGTATCCGGTGCAAGCTTCATTCACCCTTTCGATGATCTAGCAATTGTAGAAGGGCAGGCGACCGTTGCCATGGAGATGTTGCAACAGCGACCTGAAATGGATACGATTGTCGTTCCGGCAGGGGGCGGAGGTTTGCTCGCGGGAACTGCGCTTGCAGTCAAAACAATTCGTCCAAGTGTGAAAGTCATTGGAGTTCAAGCATCGAATTCACCAGCAATTGCGCATGCATTTAAAGGGGTTCGAAACAAAAACCTCCCATTCTTACCGACAATTGCAGAGGGGATTTGTGTGAAAGAACCTGGAAAGTTAACTGTGGATATTATCCGCAATTATGTGGATGATATTGTTACAGTGACAGAACAGGAAATCACTTCAACAATCCTCTTTATGCTAGAAAGAGAAAAGTTGCTCGTTGAAGGCGCCGCAGCAGCAGCAATTGCAGCTGTGGTGAATAAAAGACTCCCGTTTTCATCTGAAAAAACGGGCGTAATCGTGAGCGGTGGCAATTTTGATCTGCGAAAGTTAAGCGAGTGCATGGGACAAAATACAAAAAATGTTCAAAACTTTTAA
- the leuD gene encoding 3-isopropylmalate dehydratase small subunit, producing the protein MEPINKVESVITPLDRTNVDTDQIISKEFLRRIERTGFGKYLFYHWRFDAEGNERKGFVLNDKRFKDSKVLVAHENFGCGSSREHAPWSLLDYGFNVVIAPSFADIFYNNCMKNGLLPIPLAVAEVEHILEKGQQAPYSVQVNLEKQTVTTEDGKTYSFSIDPYYKQMLLNGWDEIELTFQYEDKIKAFEDKQKQLV; encoded by the coding sequence ATGGAACCAATTAATAAAGTGGAAAGTGTCATTACGCCGCTTGATCGAACCAACGTCGATACGGACCAAATTATTTCTAAAGAATTCTTAAGGCGTATCGAGCGAACCGGATTCGGAAAGTATTTATTTTACCACTGGCGTTTCGATGCGGAAGGCAATGAAAGAAAAGGTTTTGTATTGAATGACAAACGGTTTAAAGACTCCAAAGTCCTAGTTGCCCATGAAAACTTCGGTTGCGGATCATCTAGAGAGCATGCGCCGTGGTCACTATTGGATTATGGATTTAACGTTGTCATCGCACCAAGTTTTGCGGATATTTTTTATAACAACTGCATGAAAAATGGTTTGCTTCCGATTCCATTAGCGGTAGCCGAGGTTGAACACATCCTTGAAAAAGGTCAGCAAGCACCTTATTCTGTTCAAGTGAATTTGGAAAAACAAACGGTTACGACCGAAGATGGTAAAACTTATTCGTTTTCGATTGATCCCTACTATAAACAAATGTTGTTAAACGGTTGGGATGAAATTGAATTAACTTTCCAATATGAAGATAAAATAAAAGCATTTGAAGATAAACAAAAACAATTGGTTTAA
- the leuC gene encoding 3-isopropylmalate dehydratase large subunit, protein MAKTIIEKVWDQHVVYEESGKPDLLYIDLHLLHEVTSPQAFEGLRIANRKVRRPDLCFATMDHNIPTRNLPTIKDPIARKQVNTLQENCDEFGVPLANMDHPDQGIVHIIGPELGLTQPGKTIVCGDSHTSTHGAFGAIAFGIGTSEVEHVLSTQTLWQARPKTMEMRISGELGFGVTAKDIILAIIAKFGIDMGNGHIIEFTGEAIRNLTMEERMTVCNMSIEAGAKAGLISPDETTVAYLKGRKYVPTGEAFEKATAEWLSYATDEGAQYDKVVEIDANDIEPFVTWGTNPSMGAGISSHVPYESDFSSESDKESLKNALEYMGLEEGMPLTEIEIQNVFIGSCTNARLSDLRAAAKVIEGQKVHQSVTAIVVPGSRTVKKQAEDEGLDKVFLEAGFEWRESGCSMCLAMNDDVVPAGERCASTSNRNFEGRQGAGSRTHLMSPAMAAAAAVKGRFVDVREMNAVHA, encoded by the coding sequence ATGGCTAAAACAATTATCGAAAAAGTTTGGGATCAGCACGTCGTTTATGAAGAAAGTGGTAAGCCGGATCTGCTCTATATCGACCTTCATCTATTGCATGAAGTTACGTCTCCCCAAGCTTTTGAAGGATTGCGTATTGCGAATCGAAAAGTGCGTCGTCCTGATTTATGTTTTGCGACGATGGATCATAATATTCCAACGAGAAATTTGCCGACGATTAAAGACCCGATAGCTAGAAAGCAAGTGAATACGCTACAAGAAAACTGTGATGAGTTCGGCGTTCCGCTTGCGAATATGGATCATCCAGATCAAGGAATCGTTCATATTATCGGTCCGGAACTCGGTCTTACGCAACCTGGGAAAACGATTGTTTGCGGGGATAGCCATACATCAACACATGGTGCATTTGGAGCCATTGCTTTCGGTATTGGCACGAGTGAAGTTGAACACGTTTTGTCGACACAGACACTTTGGCAAGCGCGTCCGAAAACAATGGAAATGCGGATTTCCGGAGAACTCGGTTTTGGCGTTACGGCCAAAGATATTATACTAGCAATCATCGCGAAATTCGGTATTGATATGGGAAATGGCCATATTATCGAATTCACGGGCGAAGCCATTCGTAATTTAACGATGGAAGAGCGAATGACGGTTTGTAATATGTCCATCGAAGCAGGTGCGAAAGCTGGATTAATCAGTCCAGATGAGACAACAGTAGCTTATTTAAAAGGTCGTAAATACGTCCCAACTGGTGAAGCGTTTGAAAAGGCTACAGCAGAGTGGCTGTCATATGCAACAGATGAAGGTGCACAGTACGACAAAGTTGTTGAAATAGATGCGAATGACATCGAGCCTTTCGTGACTTGGGGAACGAACCCTTCAATGGGGGCAGGTATTTCAAGCCATGTTCCATACGAATCAGATTTTAGCTCGGAATCGGATAAAGAGTCATTGAAAAATGCACTTGAATATATGGGACTAGAAGAAGGGATGCCGTTAACCGAAATCGAGATCCAAAACGTGTTTATCGGATCATGCACGAATGCTAGGCTAAGTGATTTACGCGCCGCGGCAAAAGTGATAGAAGGTCAAAAGGTTCATCAATCAGTGACCGCAATTGTCGTACCAGGATCCCGCACGGTAAAAAAACAAGCTGAAGATGAGGGATTAGACAAAGTATTCCTAGAAGCAGGCTTCGAATGGCGCGAATCTGGTTGCAGCATGTGTTTAGCGATGAATGATGATGTTGTCCCTGCAGGTGAGCGATGTGCTTCAACATCCAACCGTAACTTTGAAGGTAGACAAGGCGCGGGTTCACGAACTCACTTGATGAGTCCGGCAATGGCTGCCGCAGCTGCAGTTAAAGGCCGTTTCGTAGATGTGCGTGAAATGAATGCGGTTCATGCTTAA
- the leuB gene encoding 3-isopropylmalate dehydrogenase, giving the protein MKKRVAVLPGDGIGPEVTEAAVKVLQVIGRRFNHTFEIGYGLIGGAAVDEHNNPFPNETIELCQTSDAVLLGAVGGPKWDQHPTHLRPEKGLLAIRKHFDLYANLRPVMAVPSLLHASPLKEEVAKDVDMLIVRELTGGLYFGEPSRRTEKSAFDTLVYTREEIERIVEKSFELARLRRGKVTSVDKENVLESSKLWREVVEEKKKLYPDIEVDHMLVDSAAMQLVTNPGVFDVIVTENMFGDILSDEASVITGSLGVLPSASLGRDGFGLYEPVHGTAPSIAGQGKANPAATILSVAMMLKYSFGMEDEAVAVEEAVNAVFEDGFFTADLASPSDRVLSTDDWANKVVDELDLQSVCNSIMFTYN; this is encoded by the coding sequence ATGAAAAAGAGAGTAGCAGTTCTACCAGGTGATGGAATCGGTCCAGAAGTAACAGAAGCGGCAGTGAAGGTATTGCAAGTAATTGGAAGACGATTCAATCATACTTTTGAAATCGGCTATGGCTTAATCGGCGGCGCTGCGGTCGATGAGCACAACAACCCGTTTCCAAATGAGACTATCGAACTTTGTCAGACGAGTGATGCGGTTCTTCTTGGTGCAGTAGGTGGTCCGAAATGGGATCAGCACCCAACACATTTAAGACCGGAAAAGGGTTTGCTTGCGATTCGTAAGCACTTTGATTTATACGCGAATCTACGACCTGTAATGGCTGTTCCGTCTTTGCTTCATGCATCTCCTCTTAAAGAAGAAGTAGCTAAAGATGTCGATATGCTAATTGTGCGTGAATTAACGGGTGGCTTATACTTCGGCGAACCAAGTAGGCGCACTGAAAAGTCTGCTTTCGACACGCTCGTTTACACTCGAGAAGAAATTGAACGCATTGTGGAGAAGTCATTTGAGTTAGCTCGGCTACGACGCGGCAAAGTGACTTCTGTCGATAAAGAAAATGTATTGGAATCGAGCAAACTATGGCGTGAAGTTGTTGAGGAAAAGAAAAAACTTTATCCGGATATCGAAGTCGATCATATGTTAGTCGATTCAGCGGCCATGCAACTTGTCACAAACCCAGGCGTGTTTGATGTAATCGTCACGGAAAATATGTTTGGCGATATTTTAAGCGATGAAGCATCTGTCATCACGGGTTCATTGGGCGTTCTTCCATCGGCAAGCCTTGGTCGTGACGGTTTCGGTTTATACGAGCCTGTGCACGGAACGGCGCCTTCCATTGCGGGGCAAGGGAAAGCAAATCCAGCAGCGACAATATTGTCAGTTGCCATGATGTTAAAGTATTCATTTGGAATGGAAGACGAAGCCGTTGCAGTTGAAGAAGCAGTAAATGCCGTTTTTGAAGACGGATTCTTTACAGCTGATTTAGCTTCACCGAGCGACCGTGTCTTATCGACGGATGATTGGGCGAATAAAGTTGTAGATGAACTGGACTTACAATCCGTTTGTAACAGTATCATGTTTACGTACAATTAA
- a CDS encoding 2-isopropylmalate synthase produces the protein MRKIDIFDTTLRDGEQAAGINLNTAEKLEIARQLEKLGVTIIEAGFPASSPGDFQAVQKIANTVKDSTVTGLARTIKSDIDTTWEALKGAEQPHIHTFLATSPIHMQYKLMKTPDEVVELAVDAVKYAKKKFSLVQWSAEDAFRSDPEFLVRIVNQVIAAGATTINIPDTVGYASPMEYGALFKYLKENVTGIDKVKLSAHCHNDLGMATANTIAAIENGADQVEGTINGIGERAGNVALEEIAVALHIRKDFYGYETDINLKEIKRTSQLVSQLTGVVIQPNKAVVGKNAFAHESGIHQDGMLKNPETYEIITPALIGESEIPLALGKHSGRHAFKDRSIKMGFVLSDEKLNDAFIEFKKLADRKKEITEDDLFILFTDQQIQSSDTPVYKLTNVQVQYGTANVPTAMVSAITPSGEEVNKAATGSGSVEAIFNTLEELVQGEVHILDYRVTSIGKGRDALGEAVVNLSLNGHVSTGRDVAQDVLEASAKAYLNAINRQLINADVREKKVAVSTP, from the coding sequence GTGCGAAAGATTGACATTTTCGACACGACGCTACGAGACGGTGAACAAGCTGCAGGTATTAATTTAAACACAGCTGAAAAACTTGAAATTGCGCGTCAGCTCGAAAAACTAGGGGTTACCATTATTGAAGCAGGATTTCCTGCTTCATCCCCCGGTGATTTCCAGGCAGTTCAGAAAATTGCAAACACGGTGAAGGACTCCACTGTAACCGGGCTTGCACGCACGATTAAAAGTGACATAGATACGACGTGGGAAGCGCTAAAAGGTGCGGAACAACCCCATATTCATACATTTTTAGCGACATCACCTATCCATATGCAATATAAGCTCATGAAAACGCCAGATGAAGTGGTAGAGCTTGCGGTTGATGCTGTGAAATATGCGAAGAAGAAATTCTCGCTTGTCCAATGGTCAGCAGAAGATGCTTTTAGGTCGGATCCGGAATTTCTCGTGCGCATTGTCAATCAAGTAATTGCGGCGGGTGCAACAACCATTAATATTCCTGATACTGTCGGTTATGCTTCGCCAATGGAATATGGTGCACTGTTTAAATACTTGAAAGAAAATGTAACGGGGATTGACAAAGTAAAACTATCAGCGCATTGCCATAATGACTTAGGCATGGCGACCGCCAATACAATCGCTGCGATTGAAAATGGAGCGGATCAAGTCGAAGGAACGATTAACGGAATCGGCGAACGTGCTGGTAACGTCGCATTAGAAGAAATTGCCGTCGCACTTCACATTCGAAAAGACTTTTATGGCTATGAAACAGATATTAACTTAAAAGAAATTAAACGAACGAGCCAGCTTGTCAGCCAATTAACAGGTGTCGTCATTCAACCGAACAAAGCAGTTGTCGGGAAAAATGCTTTTGCGCATGAATCCGGTATTCACCAAGACGGCATGTTGAAAAATCCAGAAACCTATGAAATTATCACACCTGCGTTAATCGGAGAAAGCGAAATTCCATTAGCACTTGGAAAACATTCAGGAAGACACGCGTTCAAGGATCGTTCGATTAAAATGGGCTTTGTATTAAGCGATGAAAAATTAAATGATGCGTTTATCGAGTTCAAAAAACTTGCGGACCGTAAAAAAGAAATTACGGAAGATGATCTATTCATCCTTTTCACAGATCAACAAATCCAAAGTTCAGATACGCCAGTTTACAAATTAACGAATGTTCAAGTGCAGTACGGCACGGCAAATGTCCCGACGGCAATGGTTTCAGCCATCACGCCTAGCGGTGAAGAAGTGAATAAAGCGGCGACTGGCTCAGGTTCAGTGGAAGCGATATTCAATACGTTGGAAGAACTTGTTCAAGGCGAGGTTCACATCCTCGATTACCGTGTAACTTCAATCGGTAAAGGACGGGACGCGCTCGGAGAGGCAGTCGTGAATTTAAGCTTGAATGGCCATGTGTCTACAGGGCGTGATGTGGCGCAGGATGTTCTTGAAGCATCTGCAAAAGCATACTTGAATGCGATTAACCGCCAACTGATTAACGCGGATGTCCGGGAGAAGAAAGTAGCAGTTTCAACACCTTAA